One Littorina saxatilis isolate snail1 linkage group LG10, US_GU_Lsax_2.0, whole genome shotgun sequence DNA window includes the following coding sequences:
- the LOC138978696 gene encoding alpha-1A adrenergic receptor-like has protein sequence MCAFFNIFGWGSSDMGVLLTVAMTTERSLAIQFPLKAPTLCTVKRAKIVSLCLFFLELLKVGHFIYGTRVSSIEVTAFLCDVDLTSDPTYAIFYTEYWPYIHNVFLLVAFIVIIIGNIIITVHVKRSEDSKDMGEGAKTAGGGKGGKMSSKSRQLSMMLIIDSATIVVCTLPFSLYVVVDQTFSLFEDTPEGRGQSSLIFAIVFYLLYVNRCANFFLYCVSGARFRTTLKNILTKNSLKERRKKAQNYISEATNTRNMTSASSGFTSDGEGGDKVSMNPMGPSTVSGKVANEESKGVSMNPNGRPASTTSLASGGAPGLGGTSKLERHYGYGKA, from the exons ATGTGTGCGTTCTTCAACATCTTTGGGTGGGGAAGCAGCGACATGGGGGTCCTGCTGACCGTTGCCATGACAACAGAACGGTCCCTGGCAATCCAGTTCCCCCTGAAGGCCCCGACGCTGTGCACGGTGAAGAGAGCCAAGATCGTCAGCCTCTGTCTCTTCTTTCTCGAGCTTTTGAAG GTGGGTCATTTCATATACGGCACACGCGTGTCCAGCATCGAGGTCACGGCGTTTCTCTGCGACGTCGACCTGACGTCTGACCCCACCTATGCCATCTTCTACACCGAGTACTGGCCCTACATCCACAACGTTTTCCTCCTCGTCGccttcatcgtcatcatcatcggcaACATCATCATCACGGTGCACGTCAAGCGGTCCGAAGACAGCAAGGACATGGGCGAAGGGGCCAAAACCGCCGGAGGGGGCAAGGGAGGTAAGATGTCTTCCAAAAGCAGGCAACTCTCGATGATGCTCATCATCGACTCGGCGACGATCGTGGTCTGCACCCTCCCCTTTTCCCTCTACGTGGTGGTCGACCAGACGTTCAGCCTCTTCGAGGACACCCCGGAAGGTCGAGGTCAAAGCAGCCTCATCTTTGCCATCGTCTTCTACCTTCTCTACGTCAACAGGTGCGCCAACTTCTTCCTCTACTGCGTCAGCGGAGCCAGGTTCCGGACGACCCTGAAGAACATCCTGACGAAAAATTCCCTGAaggagaggaggaagaaggcgCAGAATTACATCTCTGAGGCCACTAACACGCGCAATATGACGTCAGCGTCGTCGGGCTTCACCTCggacggggaagggggggacAAAGTGTCGATGAACCCCATGGGGCCTTCCACGGTCTCCGGAAAGGTGGCGAACGAAGAGTCCAAGGGAGTCTCCATGAACCCCAATGGAAGACCCGCTTCCACGACGTCCCTCGCTTCAGGCGGGGCTCCAGGTCTGGGCGGTACCTCAAAACTGGAGAGGCACTATGGCTACGGGAAGGCTTAG